Within the Solibacillus silvestris genome, the region ATTGGGCGGCGGTAATCATTTTATCGAGCTAGCAAAAGATGTGACCGGTATTCATTATTTATTGATCCATACGGGCTCGCGCTATGTCGGGGCAAAGGTGGCGAACTGGCATCAGAAGCGTGCATTCGAATCGTTGCAGCGCGAAGATTTAACCGAAAGAATTGCAGCACTGAAAGAAGCAGGTAACAGCAAGGACATTCAGAAAATGATTAAAGCATATAAGAACGAAAATCCGGTTGTGCCAAAGGACTTAGCTTATTTAGAAGGTGATCTGTTCCAGGATTATATTGCCGACATGAAACTGGCGCAGCGTTTTGCATATGAAAACCGTATGCATATTGCCAAGACAATCGCCGAACATATGAAGTGGGAGTCCGCGGAGCAGTTTGATTCCGTACACAACTACATTGATACGGATGCCATGATTTTACGTAAAGGGGCAGTGCGTGCGGCAAAGGATGAAAAACTCGTCATTCCGATGAATATGCGGGACGGTTCTCTTATTTGTATCGGAAAAGGGAATGCCGAATGGAATGAATCCGCCCCACATGGAGCTGGCCGCATTTACTCGCGGACAGCCGCAATGAAAAACCTGTCGATGGATGATTTCAAACAGACGATGCAAGGAATTTGGACAACTTCGGTAAGTGAGGAAACGCTCGACGAAGCACCAATGGCCTATAA harbors:
- a CDS encoding RNA-splicing ligase RtcB — protein: MIKVNGKYTNAKIYTNTPQEAAIQQIDELVNQSFMVGTKVRIMPDYHAGKGCVIGTTIQLNDRVVPNLVGVDVGCGVLVSEIGKDAIDFNELDTVIRRFVPSGNEIHETALKIKDAERFENENFIARGLQNEYTGRSLGTLGGGNHFIELAKDVTGIHYLLIHTGSRYVGAKVANWHQKRAFESLQREDLTERIAALKEAGNSKDIQKMIKAYKNENPVVPKDLAYLEGDLFQDYIADMKLAQRFAYENRMHIAKTIAEHMKWESAEQFDSVHNYIDTDAMILRKGAVRAAKDEKLVIPMNMRDGSLICIGKGNAEWNESAPHGAGRIYSRTAAMKNLSMDDFKQTMQGIWTTSVSEETLDEAPMAYKPMQEIVEQIGETVTIDKHVTPVYNFKASDKWKR